One stretch of Gopherus flavomarginatus isolate rGopFla2 chromosome 2, rGopFla2.mat.asm, whole genome shotgun sequence DNA includes these proteins:
- the ITPRIPL1 gene encoding inositol 1,4,5-trisphosphate receptor-interacting protein-like 1, which translates to MAVGSLLFLAVLVIVHHPLMVSDKQDPATVQRAQQQEQQLALEMTRLQLEFEQRNQEERPGPHQSLGPNQSQREEGATALRVAAKQEPNDVVWNGWSCGLLVIILLFELCRPSLEPESSYDSSSEDASSEEEEDAAEAAPGGSCTQHPDFPDRAALEHFYEQHFQGVSEDLVSTCKFVEGLVNSLLEVCQVLTYQTFLPQLENCIGVASAFEGWCPHRDSEAYRVLVPLLPPKGHSFRLEMENVEGALEKHGHILVELECVCKRERLLGDVVCLLHHAEEDLSDNMQGPFRVHLLCTSSHLDVEKTILWFHSLVGKAWALVAHNYSFQLTPQPSTSSCKLSLACESRRALSIEIILGVQRGDSLVFLASHGAETGPPSSTVWLETFAVQEMMFFQLVSRYAPKDSCHLKCLQILIHLKECRLPTLENRILTTYHFKTALMHLLPLLPLSEWRPEQLAQRLQDILSYLRRSLEEKCLYHFLIGNSTLASHIPVPKAFRNAEPLNLFQRLALEPAAHAQATREFLEVMEQVRALQCSK; encoded by the coding sequence ATGGCTGTGGGCAGCCTGCTCTTCCTGGCAGTGCTGGTCATCGTGCACCACCCCCTGATGGTCAGCGACAAGCAGGACCCGGCAACGGTGCAGCGggcacagcagcaggagcagcagctggcccTGGAGATGACGCGCCTGCAGTTGGAGTTTGAGCAGAGGAACCAAGAGGAGAGGCCGGGCCCACACCAGAGCCTGGGGCCAAACCAGAGTCAGAGGGAGGAGGGGGCCACGGCGCTGAGGGTGGCAGCCAAGCAGGAGCCCAACGACGTGGTCTGGAATGGATGGTCCTGTGGGCTCCTGGTCATTATCCTGCTCTTTGAGCTCTGCAGGCCAAGCCTGGAGCCCGAGTCCAGCTACGACTCCAGCAGCGAGGATGccagcagtgaggaggaggaggacgctGCTGAAGCAGCGCCCGGGGGCTCCTGCACTCAGCATCCCGACTTCCCCGACAGAGCGGCCCTGGAGCACTTTTATGAACAGCACTTCCAGGGAGTGTCCGAGGACCTGGTCAGCACCTGCAAGTTTGTGGAAGGCCTGGTGAACAGCCTGCTGGAGGTCTGCCAAGTCCTCACCTACCAGACCTTCCTCCCACAGCTGGAGAACTGCATTGGCGTGGCCAGTGCCTTCGAAGGCTGGTGCCCCCATAGGGACTCCGAGGCCTACCGGGTGCTCGTGCCCCTGCTGCCACCCAAGGGGCACTCCTTCCGCCTGGAGATGGAGAATGTGGAGGGCGCTCTGGAGAAGCACGGCCACATCCTGGTGGAGCTGGAGTGCGTGTGCAAAAGGGAGAGGCTGCTGGGGGATGTGGTCTGCCTCCTGCACCATGCTGAGGAAGACCTGAGTGACAACATGCAGGGGCCCTTCCGCGTGCACCTCTTGTGCACTAGCTCCCACCTGGATGTGGAAAAAACCATCCTCTGGTTCCACAGTCTGGTAGGCAAGGCCTGGGCCCTTGTGGCTCATAACTACAGCTTCCAGCTCACACCCCAGccctccacctcctcctgcaaGCTCAGCCTGGCTTGCGAGTCCAGGAGGGCCCTCTCCATCGAGATCATACTCGGGGTGCAGCGGGGAGACTCTCTGGTCTTCCTGGCCAGCCACGGGGCTGAGACGGGCCCCCCGAGCAGCACAGTCTGGCTAGAGACCTTCGCTGTCCAAGAAATGATGTTCTTCCAGTTGGTGAGTAGGTACGCCCCAAAGGATAGCTGTCACCTGAAATGCCTCCAGATCCTCATCCACCTCAAGGAATGCAGGCTGCCCACCCTGGAGAACAGGATCCTTACCACCTACCACTTCAAAACAGCCCTGATGCACCTACTGCCCCTCCTGCCGCTGTCGGAATGGCGCCCGGAACAGCTAGCTCAGAGGCTGCAGGACATCCTCTCGTACCTGCGCCGTAGCCTGGAGGAGAAATGCCTCTACCACTTCCTGATTGGAAACAGCACCCTGGCCAGCCACATTCCTGTCCCCAAAGCCTTCCGGAATGCCGAGCCCCTCAACCTCTTCCAGCGTCTGGCACTGGAGCCTGCTGCTCATGCCCAGGCAACGAGAGAGTTCCTGGAAGTGATGGAGCAAGTCAGGGCTCTACAGTGCAGCAAGTAG